Proteins encoded by one window of Candidatus Stoquefichus sp. SB1:
- a CDS encoding methionine ABC transporter ATP-binding protein: protein MIELKNITKIFHTQKGDIEACRNVNLTIHDGEIFGVIGYSGAGKSTLVRIINQLEKQTSGDVLIDGESISQLSADKLRQKRTKIGMIFQHFNLLWSRTVQKNIELPLEIAGLSKEQRQSKAEELIKLVGLQGRENAYPSELSGGQKQRVGIARALANDPTILLCDEATSALDPDTTEQILELLIQINKQLGITIVMITHQMEVVQKICHRIAVMSDGEVVEEASVKDIFEHPHHEITKRFVRDLSSKIDDDKLNDNLKQIYPDGILLRLTFDEDISRLPIVSKVIKETDLDLSIVSGNLTNTIDSSFGVLIVNVLGGHKQDYENIIQKFKDYQVIVEVI, encoded by the coding sequence ATGATTGAATTAAAAAATATAACAAAGATATTTCATACTCAAAAAGGTGATATTGAAGCTTGCCGTAATGTGAATTTAACAATTCATGATGGGGAAATCTTTGGTGTCATTGGTTATAGTGGTGCTGGGAAGTCAACATTGGTCAGAATCATTAATCAGTTGGAAAAACAAACAAGTGGAGATGTTTTGATTGATGGAGAGAGTATTTCTCAGTTAAGTGCTGATAAGCTTCGTCAAAAGCGTACAAAGATTGGGATGATTTTCCAGCATTTTAACCTTTTATGGTCAAGAACAGTCCAAAAGAATATTGAATTACCATTAGAGATTGCTGGTCTATCTAAAGAACAAAGACAAAGTAAAGCAGAAGAATTGATTAAACTTGTTGGATTGCAGGGGAGAGAGAATGCATATCCAAGTGAATTATCTGGTGGACAAAAACAACGTGTAGGGATTGCCAGAGCACTAGCTAATGATCCAACAATTCTTTTATGTGATGAAGCAACCAGTGCGCTTGATCCTGATACAACAGAACAAATTTTGGAATTGTTAATTCAAATTAATAAACAATTAGGAATTACGATTGTGATGATTACTCACCAGATGGAAGTTGTTCAAAAAATCTGTCATAGAATTGCTGTAATGAGTGATGGTGAAGTCGTTGAGGAAGCAAGTGTTAAAGATATATTTGAACATCCTCATCATGAAATCACAAAACGTTTTGTAAGAGATTTATCAAGTAAAATTGATGATGATAAATTAAATGATAATTTAAAACAAATATATCCTGATGGAATTTTATTAAGATTAACTTTTGATGAAGACATTTCAAGACTTCCAATTGTTTCAAAAGTCATTAAAGAAACAGATTTAGATTTAAGTATTGTTTCAGGAAACTTAACAAATACAATAGATAGTTCATTTGGTGTCTTAATTGTTAATGTTCTAGGTGGACATAAGCAGGATTATGAAAATATTATTCAGAAATTTAAAGATTATCAAGTGATTGTGGAGGTGATCTAG
- a CDS encoding methionine ABC transporter permease: MSEFLGQIDWDAMILSIQETLFMTFFSLLIAVVLGFGLGIILYVTKDDGLYPNKVINRILDFIVNLLRAVPFIILIFILLPVTTFLVGTMLGAKAALPALIISSAPFYARMCMIALSEVDKGTIEASKAMGASNLQIITKILIPESKPALISSITVMGISLVGYTAMAGCIGAGGLGNLAYMYGFVRQNMAVMYTATFFVLIIVFVIQGIGDYVVKKIDKR, encoded by the coding sequence ATGAGTGAATTTTTAGGACAAATTGATTGGGATGCTATGATTCTTTCCATTCAGGAAACATTGTTTATGACTTTCTTCTCATTATTGATTGCAGTTGTGTTAGGATTTGGCTTAGGCATTATTCTTTATGTTACTAAAGATGATGGATTGTATCCTAATAAGGTGATCAATCGTATCTTAGATTTTATTGTGAATTTACTAAGAGCTGTTCCATTCATCATCTTAATATTTATCTTATTACCAGTTACAACATTTTTAGTCGGAACGATGTTAGGAGCAAAAGCAGCATTACCTGCTCTCATCATATCCAGTGCTCCTTTCTACGCACGAATGTGTATGATTGCATTAAGTGAAGTAGATAAGGGTACAATTGAAGCAAGTAAAGCAATGGGAGCAAGCAATTTACAGATTATTACTAAAATTCTTATTCCTGAATCAAAACCTGCTTTAATATCAAGTATAACAGTGATGGGCATTTCGCTTGTTGGCTATACTGCAATGGCGGGATGTATTGGTGCTGGAGGACTTGGAAACTTGGCTTACATGTATGGATTTGTAAGACAAAATATGGCAGTTATGTATACTGCAACATTCTTTGTACTCATTATTGTATTTGTGATACAAGGAATTGGCGACTATGTTGTCAAGAAAATTGATAAGCGATGA
- a CDS encoding MetQ/NlpA family ABC transporter substrate-binding protein, producing the protein MKKLLKIACALLLTVGIVGCGSQSGTSNEKILTVSATLDPHAKILEQVKPILKDKYDIDLEVKVLDDYYIFNKALNSGEVDANYFQHRPFFNEDVDKNNYDIVEAGAIHIEPFGFYSKTIKSKDDIKDGAEVIISNSVADHGRILAILADAGLITIKDGVKVLNATVKDIATNPKNLKFTEIKPELLATSFKNGEGDLVAINGNYALQAELNPTKDAVILESVDADNPYVNIVACQKGHENDEKIKALVEVLKSDEIKSFIEKTYQGSVIVVD; encoded by the coding sequence ATGAAAAAATTATTAAAAATCGCATGTGCATTATTATTAACAGTGGGAATTGTAGGATGTGGAAGTCAAAGTGGAACAAGTAATGAGAAAATATTAACAGTCTCAGCAACTTTAGATCCACATGCAAAAATCTTAGAACAGGTCAAACCTATCCTAAAAGACAAGTATGATATTGATTTAGAAGTGAAAGTTTTGGATGATTATTATATCTTTAATAAAGCATTAAATAGTGGAGAAGTAGACGCTAACTATTTCCAGCATAGACCTTTCTTTAATGAAGATGTAGATAAGAATAACTATGACATTGTTGAAGCAGGAGCTATTCATATTGAACCATTTGGTTTCTATTCAAAAACAATTAAATCTAAAGATGATATTAAAGATGGAGCAGAAGTGATTATTTCTAACTCAGTAGCAGATCATGGTAGAATTTTAGCTATCTTAGCAGATGCTGGATTAATTACAATTAAAGATGGTGTCAAAGTATTGAATGCAACTGTTAAAGATATTGCAACAAATCCTAAAAATTTAAAATTTACTGAAATTAAACCTGAATTATTAGCCACTTCTTTTAAAAATGGTGAAGGTGATTTAGTCGCAATCAATGGAAATTATGCATTACAAGCTGAATTGAATCCTACAAAAGATGCTGTGATTCTTGAATCAGTTGATGCTGATAATCCATATGTTAATATTGTGGCTTGTCAAAAAGGACATGAAAATGATGAAAAGATCAAAGCCCTAGTTGAAGTTTTAAAATCAGATGAAATCAAATCATTTATTGAAAAAACTTATCAAGGTTCAGTTATTGTTGTTGATTAA
- a CDS encoding HD-GYP domain-containing protein, whose protein sequence is MRLCFNNFLFAFSFALDCVEKDYFHTASFHGKRVAYLSMLLGEYFQLDKNQMNDLIGCAILHDNGLTENYKYTDSVTENEFLKIHCVAGEENISYIPFFKNAQNIIKYHHEMANGEGPFGLMTSQIPLGSQIIHVTDYVDVNYHLHNMSEDEFNNMCDDLKKLKNIHFDEKIIDAFLQTITYPYIQQCQNDLNQLLNYNIHNIYHDFTQSEMLAICRLFARIIDNKSPHTKSHSIGVATKAAQMSLYYGYDEDLMLEMFFAGAMHDVGKLVIDRDVLEKPAKLTDQEYTYMQTHAYYTYKILNDMDLGDIVHWSSYHHEKLDGSGYPFGKVADELDFNDRLMACCDIYQALTENRPYKEALSHEKTIEIMRNMVKMNKIDGRIVEDMNKVFKDLK, encoded by the coding sequence GTGAGATTATGTTTTAATAATTTTTTATTCGCTTTTTCATTTGCTTTAGATTGTGTCGAAAAAGATTATTTTCATACAGCGAGTTTTCATGGAAAAAGAGTAGCATATCTTTCCATGTTATTGGGTGAATATTTTCAATTAGATAAAAATCAAATGAATGATTTAATAGGTTGTGCTATTCTTCATGATAATGGATTAACAGAAAATTATAAATATACTGATAGTGTTACAGAAAATGAATTTTTAAAAATTCATTGTGTTGCTGGTGAAGAAAACATATCTTATATTCCTTTTTTCAAAAATGCACAAAATATAATTAAATATCACCATGAAATGGCAAATGGTGAAGGACCTTTTGGTTTAATGACTTCACAAATACCATTAGGATCACAAATCATTCATGTTACAGATTATGTAGATGTTAATTATCATCTACATAATATGAGTGAAGATGAATTCAATAATATGTGTGATGATCTTAAAAAGTTAAAAAACATTCATTTTGATGAAAAAATAATTGATGCATTTTTACAAACAATCACATATCCATATATTCAACAATGTCAAAATGATTTAAATCAATTACTAAATTATAATATTCACAATATTTATCATGATTTTACCCAATCAGAAATGTTAGCCATATGCCGTTTATTTGCTCGTATTATTGATAATAAATCACCCCATACAAAATCTCATTCAATAGGTGTAGCAACAAAAGCTGCACAAATGTCCCTTTATTATGGTTATGATGAAGATTTAATGCTGGAAATGTTTTTTGCTGGAGCAATGCATGATGTTGGAAAATTGGTTATTGATCGGGATGTGTTAGAAAAACCAGCGAAGTTAACAGATCAAGAATACACTTATATGCAAACCCATGCATATTATACGTATAAAATTTTAAATGATATGGATTTAGGTGATATTGTTCATTGGTCATCTTATCATCATGAGAAACTTGATGGAAGTGGTTATCCCTTTGGAAAGGTTGCTGATGAATTAGATTTCAATGATCGATTAATGGCATGTTGTGATATTTATCAGGCTCTAACAGAAAATCGACCATATAAAGAAGCTCTATCGCATGAAAAGACAATTGAAATTATGCGAAATATGGTGAAAATGAATAAGATTGATGGTCGTATAGTAGAAGATATGAATAAGGTTTTTAAAGATTTGAAATAA
- a CDS encoding GGDEF domain-containing protein, whose protein sequence is MNFTIQMIGVIEIIFINMYIFHKNVKRRYSLFLTLFVILIYTVILIGIGVNLIQGLGMYGNGNGLFTLLGFFYLLPFHFLYEGQTMRHFVVICSAWIYTLIVFSISMQCLHFDFSINPYLTVVICETLLFLCTYHYVDKFITHIYIYLLDSVEEKVQKYLEQASLSWFLLAFLINLHFVFDDNIFLKIATMIVISLTVIAHFQLIFDILQKRSEIGSLQKQVAKDALTQLGSRIEFHRRIDQLIAQKKPFYLIYLDLNNFKGINDQFGHLVGDEYLIVFARKLQSIANQNHVFRISGDEFIILDTDYHIEHILEKLCQIDFVLSSPSVSFRGVSYGWVEYPQDAKKADELIHIADQRMYVMKAKGGK, encoded by the coding sequence ATGAATTTTACGATACAGATGATAGGTGTTATTGAAATCATATTTATAAACATGTATATATTTCATAAAAATGTGAAGCGTCGCTATTCATTGTTCTTGACACTCTTTGTGATTTTAATATATACAGTCATATTGATAGGAATTGGTGTTAACTTGATTCAAGGATTAGGAATGTATGGAAACGGTAATGGTTTATTTACCCTTTTAGGATTCTTTTATTTATTACCTTTTCATTTTTTATACGAAGGGCAAACAATGAGACATTTTGTAGTGATATGTTCTGCCTGGATTTATACTTTAATTGTATTTTCTATTTCTATGCAGTGTTTACATTTTGATTTTTCTATCAATCCATACTTAACAGTTGTTATTTGTGAGACGCTTTTATTTCTATGTACATATCATTATGTGGATAAGTTTATTACTCATATTTATATTTATTTACTGGATAGTGTTGAAGAAAAGGTTCAAAAATATTTAGAACAAGCAAGCTTGTCATGGTTTTTGTTAGCATTTTTAATTAATTTACATTTTGTATTTGATGATAATATCTTTTTAAAAATAGCAACTATGATTGTTATTTCATTGACGGTGATTGCTCATTTTCAATTGATTTTTGATATCTTGCAAAAACGAAGTGAAATAGGTTCTTTACAAAAACAAGTTGCAAAAGATGCCTTAACTCAACTTGGAAGCCGAATAGAATTTCATAGAAGAATAGATCAGTTGATTGCACAAAAAAAGCCATTCTATCTGATTTATCTTGATTTAAATAATTTTAAAGGAATTAATGATCAATTTGGACATTTAGTTGGAGATGAATATCTTATTGTATTTGCTAGAAAATTGCAATCTATTGCAAATCAGAATCATGTTTTTCGTATTTCTGGTGATGAATTTATTATTTTGGATACAGACTATCATATTGAGCATATTCTAGAAAAACTTTGTCAAATTGATTTTGTTTTGTCATCACCTTCTGTTTCTTTTAGAGGAGTTAGCTATGGTTGGGTAGAATACCCTCAGGATGCTAAGAAGGCTGATGAACTTATACATATTGCTGATCAAAGAATGTATGTAATGAAAGCAAAAGGCGGGAAATAA
- a CDS encoding flavodoxin family protein, producing the protein MKVLLVNGSTHQFGCTYTALKEVAKALEANAIETEIYWIGNQSYSDCIACGKCRETGECVFHDGVNILVDKAKQSDGFIFGTPVYYAHPSGRILDVLNRAFYSGSKHFAHKPAAAIASARRAGTIASIDVLNKYMTINQMPIVSSTYWNEVHGNNPEEVLKDEEGMQTMYNLGNNMAWLLKCIELGKQNGIAVPVNEKKHTNFIR; encoded by the coding sequence ATGAAAGTTTTATTAGTGAATGGAAGTACGCATCAATTTGGATGTACGTATACAGCTTTAAAAGAAGTAGCGAAAGCATTGGAAGCAAATGCAATAGAAACAGAGATTTATTGGATAGGAAATCAATCATATAGTGATTGTATAGCTTGTGGAAAATGCCGAGAAACAGGTGAGTGTGTTTTTCATGATGGTGTCAATATTTTAGTTGATAAAGCAAAACAAAGTGACGGTTTTATTTTTGGAACACCTGTTTATTATGCACATCCTAGTGGTAGAATTTTAGATGTTTTGAATCGTGCCTTTTATTCTGGCAGTAAGCATTTTGCTCATAAACCAGCGGCTGCAATTGCAAGTGCAAGACGTGCTGGTACAATTGCTTCAATTGATGTTCTTAATAAATATATGACAATTAATCAAATGCCAATTGTTTCATCAACTTATTGGAATGAAGTTCATGGAAATAATCCTGAAGAAGTCTTAAAAGATGAAGAAGGAATGCAAACAATGTATAATTTAGGAAATAATATGGCATGGTTACTTAAGTGTATAGAATTAGGAAAACAAAATGGAATAGCAGTTCCTGTTAATGAAAAAAAACATACAAATTTTATTCGTTAG
- a CDS encoding response regulator transcription factor: MKRILVVEDDEFIQTSLKDALEMKNYEIVQAHCAKEALTLLNESIDLIILDIQLPDNNGIVLCQQIRQTYSLPILFLTCQNNEDTIVEALNAGGDDYVCKPFGIKELYARIESLFRRVPIHCDVIYTADLKINTQTYKVYKNNQEMDLSIVTYQILLCLVQNQGIVITRQHLLELIEQLTMHFVEDNTLSVHMKRLRTKLGTYQGQPYIETLRGVGYRWIQ, encoded by the coding sequence ATGAAAAGAATACTTGTGGTAGAAGATGATGAATTCATTCAAACATCTTTAAAAGATGCATTAGAAATGAAAAATTATGAAATTGTTCAAGCACACTGTGCTAAAGAAGCTTTGACATTATTGAATGAAAGTATTGATTTAATTATTTTAGATATTCAACTCCCTGATAATAATGGAATTGTGCTTTGTCAGCAAATTAGACAAACATATTCTTTGCCAATATTATTTTTAACTTGTCAAAATAATGAAGATACAATTGTTGAAGCTTTGAATGCTGGTGGAGATGATTATGTCTGTAAGCCTTTTGGAATCAAGGAACTGTATGCGAGAATTGAATCACTCTTTAGACGTGTTCCTATCCATTGTGATGTCATATATACAGCTGATTTAAAAATCAATACGCAGACATACAAAGTTTATAAAAATAATCAAGAAATGGATTTAAGTATTGTTACTTATCAAATCTTACTCTGTCTTGTTCAAAATCAAGGTATTGTTATAACTCGTCAACATTTACTTGAATTAATTGAACAACTCACTATGCATTTTGTTGAAGATAATACGCTTTCTGTACATATGAAAAGATTACGAACTAAATTGGGAACTTATCAGGGACAACCTTATATTGAAACACTAAGGGGAGTAGGCTATCGATGGATTCAATAA
- a CDS encoding sensor histidine kinase, with protein MDSIKKTHVILLKIYMILYFLAFIEILLYLLQKNMVYLYCEFIILLGLGISGYILKYDNQKKLKYLIHCSDAILEQKPIQIIDGEGDLSLLSHKLYLLHKRYYTFIDTMEKEQLKLKDYIEDISHQLKTPITSMRINEELLLETMENNQQKAKVQLIYQQTLKMNQLVNDLLTLALLDSNSIQFKFQPEKIIYLIEDVEENLAYLMGKQDVQFHLLCHDETLMCDHHWFVEALENILKNCIEKKSHNCIDILVEEYETIIHIIIQDHGEGFDEEEIEHLFERFYRGPKTSTTGVGIGLSLAKEIIEKHHGMIKAYNQDGAVFEISIPKLLAKKKI; from the coding sequence ATGGATTCAATAAAAAAAACACATGTGATTCTTTTGAAAATATATATGATTCTTTATTTTCTTGCATTCATTGAAATTCTTCTTTATTTACTACAAAAGAATATGGTTTATTTGTATTGTGAATTCATCATTTTATTAGGGTTAGGAATAAGTGGTTATATCCTTAAATATGATAATCAAAAAAAACTCAAGTATTTGATTCATTGTAGTGATGCCATACTTGAACAAAAGCCAATTCAAATCATAGATGGTGAAGGTGATCTAAGTTTGCTTTCACATAAGCTTTATTTACTTCATAAACGCTATTATACATTCATTGATACAATGGAAAAAGAACAGTTAAAATTAAAAGATTATATTGAAGATATATCACATCAGTTAAAAACACCCATAACTTCAATGCGTATTAATGAGGAACTATTGTTAGAAACAATGGAAAATAATCAACAAAAAGCAAAAGTACAGTTGATTTATCAACAAACACTTAAAATGAATCAGCTTGTTAATGATTTATTAACATTAGCATTATTAGATTCCAATAGTATTCAATTCAAATTTCAGCCAGAAAAAATAATCTATTTAATTGAAGACGTTGAAGAAAATCTTGCGTATTTAATGGGGAAACAAGATGTTCAATTTCATCTTTTATGTCATGATGAAACACTCATGTGTGATCATCATTGGTTTGTAGAAGCTTTAGAAAATATATTGAAAAATTGTATTGAGAAAAAGTCACATAATTGTATTGATATCCTTGTGGAGGAATATGAAACAATAATTCACATTATTATTCAAGATCATGGTGAGGGTTTTGATGAAGAAGAAATTGAACATCTTTTTGAACGTTTTTATCGTGGACCAAAAACATCTACGACAGGGGTTGGAATTGGTTTATCACTCGCTAAGGAGATTATTGAGAAACATCATGGAATGATTAAAGCTTATAATCAAGATGGGGCAGTTTTTGAAATAAGCATTCCTAAACTTTTGGCAAAGAAAAAAATATAA
- a CDS encoding ABC transporter permease: MNKVLYRLAYQNIKKYKKHFIMMCVLILVMTLFYDSFMIVQKSTFDVNRKYNVQQYGHWYIQGIIENPVAFDNIAYQYVQEEERFLYGYLYDQGETNDGLSVGFVDEDFCDLCANQIIQGQLPRQAEQIAISQTVFEEAGYTLHQKITLELPMSDLSEFEIVGVVHNSQEGYFPDIYTGIDNQYQKIKIFSDRPLLVENGIEGYSGTSLQMDENNKDSLNRYGYNHLPITAQYQRQQFNLAILLEAGFIIIFVLVALTSISLKKRIHELALLRGIGMTSRQLIIMNFYEYLFCTFLAAGLGAICSIGVSYMIMRIIEIQKNIFIWKFDIFDLFINTSIVFIFVLMALLLPIYHSSKQALSGTFEGQQFQYIQVRYRQLRYQNKWRLAWRELKVNKKIFIFLVIILSWHCSLLLMNEVIVAHNECPDLGNNEKHIQFDNGYLSIIVNSQKELQMIEDFAFDKTITVQETSQISAQYQSMEGYLSTVVTASLDSFKMLDVLGNLPAHEDEVLISEGMFFSKIMGEDSTEMHDLHLGDELIIEGKKVKIVGVIKSLDVKNINEHDWQLNAFSNYRSVYVLPSLYHQLNILEEIKTVNIFYDSLKHRDEIKEQVYKKSVLLYEQMSDAGEIIVYKVYGNGSEEIYFNTYILILSFSACTLLCYVFNKYEIENSRNDYSLYQLIGMSRKDILKKQLCKGCYVFLMIELINVFMVCVECLYLNYWYFPVKPFIILSCIVLIICFIVYGLPLRFVLTNQPLDGLHQTE; the protein is encoded by the coding sequence ATGAATAAAGTATTATATCGGCTTGCTTATCAAAATATTAAAAAATATAAGAAGCATTTTATAATGATGTGTGTGCTCATCTTAGTAATGACATTATTCTATGATTCTTTTATGATAGTGCAAAAGTCAACATTTGATGTTAATCGAAAATATAATGTTCAGCAATATGGTCATTGGTATATTCAAGGTATTATTGAAAATCCTGTTGCTTTTGATAATATTGCCTATCAATATGTACAAGAGGAAGAACGTTTTCTTTATGGTTATCTCTATGACCAAGGAGAAACAAACGATGGATTAAGCGTAGGCTTTGTTGATGAAGATTTTTGCGATCTTTGTGCTAATCAGATCATTCAAGGACAGTTACCTAGACAAGCTGAGCAAATTGCTATATCACAAACTGTTTTTGAAGAAGCGGGATATACACTCCATCAAAAAATCACTTTAGAATTACCAATGAGTGATTTGAGTGAATTTGAAATTGTTGGGGTGGTTCATAATTCGCAAGAAGGCTATTTTCCTGATATTTATACAGGAATTGATAATCAGTATCAAAAAATCAAGATTTTTAGTGATCGACCATTGCTTGTTGAAAATGGGATAGAAGGATATAGTGGAACATCACTACAAATGGATGAAAATAATAAAGACTCATTGAATCGTTATGGATATAATCATCTGCCTATTACAGCACAATATCAACGACAACAATTCAATTTAGCTATTTTATTAGAAGCTGGTTTTATCATTATTTTTGTTTTAGTCGCTTTAACTTCTATCTCATTAAAGAAAAGAATCCATGAGTTAGCATTGTTAAGAGGAATTGGGATGACCTCCCGACAATTGATCATTATGAATTTTTATGAATATTTGTTTTGCACATTTTTAGCTGCTGGTTTAGGTGCAATATGTTCGATTGGTGTTTCTTATATGATCATGCGAATCATAGAAATACAAAAAAATATTTTTATATGGAAATTTGATATTTTTGATTTATTTATCAATACATCAATTGTTTTTATTTTTGTTTTAATGGCTTTATTATTACCAATTTATCATTCTTCAAAACAAGCTTTAAGTGGGACTTTTGAAGGACAACAATTTCAATATATTCAAGTTCGTTATCGTCAATTACGCTATCAAAATAAATGGCGACTCGCTTGGCGTGAGTTAAAAGTTAATAAGAAAATATTTATCTTTTTGGTTATTATTTTATCTTGGCACTGTTCACTTTTATTGATGAATGAAGTGATAGTTGCTCATAATGAATGTCCGGATTTAGGAAATAATGAAAAGCATATACAATTTGATAATGGATATTTATCCATTATAGTGAACAGTCAAAAGGAACTACAGATGATTGAAGATTTTGCCTTTGATAAAACAATAACTGTTCAAGAAACATCACAAATCAGTGCCCAATATCAATCAATGGAAGGATATTTATCAACCGTTGTTACGGCTTCATTAGACTCATTTAAGATGTTAGACGTTTTAGGAAATTTACCTGCCCATGAAGATGAAGTTTTGATAAGTGAAGGGATGTTTTTTAGTAAAATTATGGGTGAAGATTCAACAGAAATGCATGATCTTCACTTAGGTGATGAACTTATCATAGAAGGTAAAAAGGTTAAAATCGTTGGTGTTATTAAATCGTTAGATGTAAAGAATATTAATGAACATGATTGGCAATTAAATGCATTTTCTAACTATAGGTCTGTTTACGTTTTACCATCTTTATATCATCAATTGAATATTCTAGAAGAAATCAAAACAGTGAATATTTTTTATGATTCTTTAAAGCATAGGGATGAAATAAAAGAACAAGTTTATAAAAAGTCTGTTTTGTTATATGAACAGATGAGTGATGCAGGTGAAATTATTGTTTATAAGGTTTATGGTAATGGCAGTGAGGAAATCTATTTCAATACTTATATTTTGATATTGTCTTTTTCAGCTTGTACTTTATTATGTTATGTTTTTAATAAATATGAAATAGAAAATAGCAGAAATGATTATAGTCTATATCAGTTAATTGGGATGAGTCGAAAAGATATTTTAAAAAAGCAATTATGTAAAGGATGTTATGTCTTTTTAATGATTGAATTGATAAATGTATTTATGGTATGTGTGGAATGTCTTTATTTGAATTATTGGTATTTTCCAGTGAAGCCATTTATTATATTGAGTTGTATTGTTTTGATTATTTGTTTTATTGTCTATGGATTACCATTGCGTTTTGTCTTGACGAATCAGCCATTAGATGGTCTACATCAGACAGAATAG
- a CDS encoding ABC transporter ATP-binding protein: MLLEGKNLRKTYGFDDNRVDAIKNLSIEIEEGSFVAVVGRSGSGKSTLLHVLAGLVKPNAGEVFLEGQSLYELNDDTLTRLRRRRMGFVFQFFNLISTQNVIENIVLPIHLDNGEIDQDYLDELIQLLGLSEKKYAFIHELSGGQQQRVAIARALASKPAIIFADEPTGNLDAKSSKEVVELLKLAQRKYHETVIMVTHDELVASVADRIITLEDGQIIHDTAQM; the protein is encoded by the coding sequence ATGTTATTAGAAGGAAAAAATTTAAGAAAAACTTATGGATTTGATGATAATCGTGTAGATGCAATTAAAAATTTATCTATTGAGATTGAAGAAGGTTCATTTGTTGCTGTAGTGGGTAGAAGTGGCAGTGGCAAGAGCACTTTGTTACATGTTTTAGCTGGTTTAGTCAAACCCAATGCGGGAGAAGTCTTTTTAGAAGGACAATCTCTTTATGAATTGAATGATGACACTTTAACAAGATTAAGAAGGCGTAGAATGGGTTTTGTTTTTCAGTTCTTTAATTTAATTTCGACTCAAAATGTTATTGAAAATATTGTTTTACCTATCCATTTAGATAATGGAGAGATAGATCAGGATTATCTTGATGAACTCATTCAATTATTAGGTTTAAGTGAAAAGAAATATGCCTTTATTCATGAACTTTCTGGGGGCCAGCAACAAAGAGTGGCAATTGCACGAGCCTTAGCAAGTAAACCGGCTATTATTTTTGCAGATGAGCCAACTGGTAATCTTGATGCGAAAAGTTCAAAAGAAGTGGTTGAACTTTTAAAGTTAGCTCAAAGGAAATATCATGAAACAGTGATTATGGTTACACATGACGAACTTGTTGCAAGTGTAGCTGATCGCATTATTACACTTGAAGATGGACAAATTATACATGATACAGCTCAAATGTAA